The following coding sequences lie in one Alloacidobacterium dinghuense genomic window:
- the larE gene encoding ATP-dependent sacrificial sulfur transferase LarE — MTELEGKRQRLDARLRELGSVIVAYSGGVDSAYLAHAAHQVLHEQMLAVIADSASLPRSHYREAVEFAQEQAIPLRTVETDELEREEYAVNKADRCFHCKDELFTVLEKERQQLGFTAVAYGLNIDDKRDFRPGQRAAAEHAVAAPLAEAGLTKADIRTLAQAAGLRVWDKPASACLSSRIEYGRRVTPEALRMVEDAEEALRSMGLRNFRVRHHGNIARIEIAESELASTLKPETFSQMGKAVRSAGFHYVAVDCDGYRSGSMNEILPVDMLAKATGK; from the coding sequence ATGACAGAGTTAGAAGGAAAAAGGCAGCGTCTGGATGCGAGGCTCCGCGAGTTGGGCAGCGTAATTGTTGCCTATTCTGGCGGCGTTGACTCGGCGTATCTCGCCCACGCTGCTCATCAAGTGCTCCACGAACAGATGCTTGCAGTCATCGCCGATTCTGCCAGCCTGCCGCGCAGCCATTACCGCGAAGCAGTCGAATTCGCGCAGGAGCAGGCGATTCCGCTGCGCACCGTTGAGACTGACGAACTGGAACGTGAGGAATACGCCGTAAACAAAGCAGATCGCTGCTTCCACTGTAAAGACGAGCTCTTTACGGTACTCGAAAAAGAGCGCCAGCAGCTCGGTTTCACTGCTGTCGCCTATGGACTAAACATCGATGACAAGAGGGATTTTCGCCCCGGTCAGCGCGCTGCGGCCGAACACGCCGTAGCCGCGCCGCTCGCCGAAGCAGGGCTGACGAAGGCTGACATCCGCACACTGGCGCAGGCCGCAGGTCTGCGGGTGTGGGACAAGCCCGCCTCCGCGTGCCTTTCGTCGCGTATCGAATACGGTCGCCGCGTAACTCCTGAAGCATTGCGCATGGTGGAAGATGCTGAGGAAGCTCTGCGCAGCATGGGATTGCGTAATTTCCGCGTGCGCCATCACGGCAACATTGCGCGCATCGAGATTGCGGAGAGCGAGCTGGCATCGACGCTCAAGCCGGAGACATTCTCTCAGATGGGCAAGGCAGTGCGCTCGGCAGGTTTCCACTATGTTGCGGTGGATTGCGACGGCTACCGTTCCGGATCGATGAACGAAATTCTGCCCGTCGACATGCTGGCGAAGGCAACCGGGAAATAA
- a CDS encoding aldo/keto reductase, translating to MTLRTNMMERREFLKSAAITALASTLPPYAEAADSVSGIPYRTLGRTGVKVSLVGLGGHHIGRSYVSQDESTRIIRTGLDSGVNFLDNCWDYNKGVSEERMGIALKDGYRQKAFLMTKLDGRTAKSAQQQVEESLKRLQTDYIDLIQIHEVIRMDDPERVFATGGSLEYLEKAKKEGKVHFIGFTGHKSPEIHLHMIETATKHNYTFDTVQMPLNVMDAHFDSFGSKVIPAAKKLNMGILGMKPMGDSIILKSNTVTPVDCLRYAMHLPVSVVITGCDSMQILQQAIDTAKNFRGLSEAEVSAILKKTETVAQNGQFELYKTSHDFDGTYQNPQWLG from the coding sequence ATGACGTTGAGGACCAATATGATGGAACGGCGTGAGTTTCTTAAGTCCGCGGCGATAACCGCGCTCGCCTCAACTCTCCCTCCTTATGCCGAGGCTGCGGATTCTGTGTCCGGCATACCCTACCGCACGCTGGGCAGGACCGGGGTCAAGGTATCCCTCGTCGGACTTGGCGGCCATCACATCGGCAGGAGTTACGTCTCGCAGGATGAAAGCACCAGGATTATCCGAACCGGCCTCGATTCTGGCGTCAATTTCCTCGACAACTGCTGGGATTACAACAAGGGTGTCAGCGAAGAGCGCATGGGCATCGCCTTAAAGGACGGTTATCGGCAAAAAGCCTTTCTGATGACAAAGCTCGACGGCCGCACCGCGAAATCCGCGCAACAGCAGGTTGAAGAATCCTTGAAACGCCTGCAGACCGACTACATCGACCTTATTCAGATTCACGAAGTCATCCGGATGGACGATCCGGAGCGCGTCTTCGCGACCGGCGGCTCTCTGGAATATCTTGAAAAAGCCAAGAAGGAAGGCAAGGTCCACTTCATCGGGTTCACCGGGCACAAGAGCCCCGAGATTCATCTGCACATGATCGAGACCGCGACCAAGCACAACTACACGTTTGACACGGTGCAGATGCCGCTGAATGTCATGGACGCCCACTTTGACAGCTTCGGCAGTAAAGTCATTCCCGCGGCAAAGAAGCTGAATATGGGCATTCTCGGCATGAAGCCAATGGGCGACAGCATCATTCTGAAGAGCAACACCGTTACGCCCGTTGATTGTCTCCGCTACGCGATGCATTTGCCCGTCAGCGTAGTGATCACCGGATGCGACTCGATGCAGATCCTGCAGCAGGCAATCGACACTGCTAAGAATTTCCGCGGCCTCAGCGAAGCAGAAGTCAGCGCTATCCTGAAGAAGACCGAGACGGTTGCGCAGAACGGGCAATTTGAGCTTTACAAGACAAGTCACGATTTCGACGGAACATATCAGAATCCGCAATGGCTGGGTTGA
- a CDS encoding tetratricopeptide repeat protein, which produces MLQLRSALTPEERQQRQTLILRDTAALLSLFAIAILLFFITLFLFHSFSMHRRELAQRWHTRGEKALQANQPLVAIDALRSALAYAPDDENLEIELAEALAAAGRTEEAVSYFNTLLESHPGNGMINLQLARLAARQGEEATALDHYQAALDGTWEGDGYIRRREVRLELAQYLIDRKRYDRARNQLLIAAGNAPDEVNIELQIAGLLERAQDPANALHLYQKALQHKPTKLAVLEGAARTAYELNRFLQAKEYLERTLNHAEFERQPAEDQAQFRNMLSDADHILLLYPSFELSARGRAERILASRKIAQERLAACLSSKSTGPPALQTLADQWQHLPATLRLLQLEENPEMEQQIMQLVYQTEQVTSQQCGAPSGNDALLLKIGHAPDAVEQQ; this is translated from the coding sequence GTGCTTCAGTTACGATCGGCCCTTACCCCCGAGGAACGGCAGCAGAGGCAAACGCTCATTCTGCGAGATACGGCGGCTCTGTTGAGCCTGTTCGCCATCGCCATTCTCCTTTTCTTCATTACGCTTTTCCTTTTCCATTCTTTTTCCATGCATCGCCGGGAACTCGCGCAACGGTGGCACACACGCGGTGAAAAAGCTTTGCAAGCCAACCAGCCCCTTGTTGCCATAGACGCATTGCGGTCGGCTTTGGCCTATGCCCCGGATGATGAAAATCTTGAGATCGAACTGGCCGAGGCGCTGGCCGCCGCCGGCCGCACGGAAGAAGCTGTCTCCTACTTCAACACACTGCTCGAATCGCATCCCGGCAACGGGATGATCAACCTGCAGCTTGCGCGGCTGGCGGCAAGACAGGGCGAAGAAGCAACCGCACTCGACCACTACCAAGCCGCGCTTGATGGAACCTGGGAAGGAGACGGCTATATTCGCCGCCGCGAGGTGCGACTGGAACTGGCGCAATATTTAATTGACCGTAAACGATACGACCGCGCGCGGAACCAGCTATTGATTGCTGCAGGCAACGCCCCGGACGAAGTCAACATTGAGCTTCAGATAGCTGGATTGCTCGAAAGAGCGCAGGACCCCGCAAACGCGCTGCATCTATATCAAAAGGCCCTGCAGCATAAGCCCACAAAGCTGGCTGTGCTTGAGGGGGCTGCCCGCACGGCTTATGAACTCAACCGTTTTCTGCAGGCCAAGGAATATCTGGAGCGCACGCTCAACCATGCCGAGTTTGAAAGGCAGCCTGCCGAGGATCAGGCACAGTTTCGCAACATGCTTTCCGATGCGGATCACATCCTGTTGCTGTATCCGAGTTTCGAACTAAGCGCTCGCGGGCGAGCCGAGCGCATTCTGGCGAGCCGAAAGATTGCCCAGGAAAGACTTGCAGCCTGCCTGAGCAGCAAATCTACGGGTCCTCCCGCATTGCAAACGCTAGCCGATCAATGGCAGCATCTGCCAGCAACGCTCCGTTTGTTGCAACTCGAAGAGAATCCGGAGATGGAACAGCAAATCATGCAACTCGTGTACCAAACTGAGCAGGTCACGAGCCAGCAATGCGGCGCGCCTTCCGGCAACGACGCCCTACTGCTGAAGATCGGCCACGCACCGGATGCAGTCGAGCAGCAATGA